Proteins encoded in a region of the Peptococcus niger genome:
- a CDS encoding ABC-F family ATP-binding cassette domain-containing protein, whose translation MIALQGTNLSHAYIVEPTFEHLSFAIQAGEKIGLIGPNGAGKTTLFKCLTGELALESGQISLARDCSMGYLEQRIDFKSNTSLLDSMMAVFEDVLAMRQRMSALEHDMSAASEDKLAAIYETYAELTHEYERLGGYSVESRVKGVVQGLGFSEADYDRPLDTFSGGERTRLELAALLVREPDILLLDEPTNHLDLNALEWLETYLKNYRGSLLLISHDRYFLDQVVTRILELDHGVLTSYTGNYSRYLLLKAEAEAAQEKAFASQQRMLAKEQAYIEKNRAGRMAKQARGREKKLARIELINNVQSQKKAHLRQFDVDTSAKIVLDIQDLSKSFGAETVFHDLNLTVFRQDRIGIIGPNGCGKSTLLKTIIGQLPADGGDVAFGSRVQWAYYDQEQSRLNFDSTVLDQVLYNSYLDLPESRAELAKMLFTENDWEKRVGSLSGGEKARLSLLMLLLEQPNFIIMDEPTNHLDIASKRIMEDYLQTYKGTLLIVSHDRYFLDQVTEKTWAFENQGIQIYYGNYSYYREKKAEQREMEALKKISLTAPDAPHQQSSPTAKTTKRNISKSKLRKTIADCELAIAEKEAALADAEEAILTAAKDYTEDALATYEAHVQQKERLEAELEELYQTWSHSSDLLEELTHE comes from the coding sequence ATGATTGCTTTGCAAGGAACGAACTTAAGCCATGCCTATATTGTAGAGCCCACTTTTGAACACTTGTCTTTTGCCATTCAAGCAGGTGAAAAGATTGGCTTGATTGGCCCTAACGGGGCTGGGAAAACCACCCTTTTTAAATGTCTCACCGGAGAACTTGCCCTTGAATCGGGGCAAATCAGCCTTGCGCGCGATTGCAGCATGGGCTATTTAGAGCAACGCATTGACTTCAAATCCAATACCAGCCTACTGGACAGCATGATGGCGGTCTTTGAAGATGTTCTGGCCATGCGGCAGCGAATGAGCGCCTTAGAGCACGATATGAGTGCCGCTTCGGAAGACAAGCTGGCGGCAATCTATGAGACCTATGCTGAATTGACGCATGAATACGAACGATTGGGTGGCTATAGCGTTGAGAGTCGGGTTAAAGGGGTTGTGCAGGGGCTTGGTTTTTCTGAAGCGGATTACGACCGTCCCTTGGATACCTTCAGTGGTGGGGAACGCACGCGCTTGGAGTTGGCGGCACTATTGGTGCGGGAACCGGATATTCTGCTTCTCGATGAGCCGACCAACCATTTGGATTTGAATGCCTTAGAATGGTTGGAAACCTATCTAAAAAATTATCGTGGCAGCTTGTTGCTGATCAGTCACGACAGATATTTCTTAGATCAAGTGGTGACGCGCATTTTAGAGCTGGATCATGGCGTATTAACGTCCTATACGGGAAATTATTCTCGTTACTTGCTGTTGAAAGCCGAAGCAGAGGCAGCGCAAGAGAAGGCTTTTGCCAGTCAACAGAGAATGCTGGCAAAAGAACAAGCCTATATTGAAAAGAACCGCGCCGGCCGCATGGCCAAGCAAGCCCGGGGTCGTGAAAAGAAGCTGGCCCGGATAGAGCTTATCAATAACGTTCAAAGCCAAAAAAAGGCGCATTTGCGTCAATTTGATGTGGATACATCTGCTAAAATCGTACTGGATATTCAAGACCTCTCTAAAAGCTTCGGAGCCGAGACGGTCTTTCATGATTTAAACCTAACGGTTTTTCGCCAGGACCGTATTGGCATTATAGGGCCAAACGGTTGCGGAAAATCAACCCTACTCAAGACCATTATCGGTCAGTTGCCGGCAGATGGTGGGGATGTCGCTTTTGGCTCTCGTGTGCAATGGGCTTATTATGATCAAGAGCAATCGCGATTGAATTTTGACAGTACGGTTTTAGATCAAGTTTTGTACAATAGCTACCTGGACTTGCCGGAATCTCGAGCAGAGTTGGCAAAAATGCTTTTCACGGAAAATGACTGGGAAAAGCGCGTTGGCAGTTTATCCGGTGGCGAAAAAGCCCGTTTATCTTTGCTGATGCTTTTGTTGGAACAGCCGAACTTTATCATTATGGACGAACCAACCAATCATTTGGACATTGCGTCCAAGCGGATTATGGAAGACTATTTGCAAACGTATAAGGGGACCCTGCTAATTGTCAGCCATGACCGGTATTTTTTGGACCAAGTTACGGAAAAAACCTGGGCCTTTGAAAATCAGGGCATCCAAATCTACTATGGCAACTATTCTTATTATCGTGAAAAAAAAGCTGAACAGCGTGAAATGGAGGCCTTAAAAAAGATCTCGCTAACCGCTCCGGATGCTCCGCACCAGCAAAGCTCGCCCACAGCGAAGACGACCAAGCGTAATATCAGTAAGAGTAAGCTGCGTAAAACGATTGCAGATTGTGAACTGGCCATTGCAGAAAAGGAAGCCGCTTTAGCAGATGCGGAAGAAGCCATCTTGACGGCGGCAAAAGATTATACGGAAGACGCTTTGGCCACCTATGAGGCACATGTGCAGCAAAAGGAGCGGCTGGAAGCTGAATTGGAAGAATTATACCAAACCTGGAGCCACTCGAGCGATTTACTGGAGGAACTGACCCATGAATAA
- the rlmN gene encoding 23S rRNA (adenine(2503)-C(2))-methyltransferase RlmN, which translates to MADLRNLSFAELAALLATYGEPSFRAKQLFAWLHNRQINDLAEAHNISHRLVERLTEDGYGIHPPHCMRRQVSKDGTEKYLLELEDGLLIECVLMKYRGDYSKQRNTLCVSSQVGCAMGCSFCATGTLGFSRQLSVAEILGQVYASNALLKEDAEPMQVRNLVFMGMGEPFANFDAVMKAIEILCDKRGADMAQRRMTISTCGLVPEIKRFADLQTDIGLAISLHASNDETRQALMPVDKTYPLADLMEACHYYCNKTGRRISFEYALIAGVNDGKKEVSELVHLVKGIDCHFNIIPVNPVSGKNFSKPSVQASRAFQQKLTAHGLLASIREEKGADIDGACGQLKANYLKPLSS; encoded by the coding sequence ATGGCTGATTTGAGAAACCTGTCCTTCGCGGAACTAGCCGCACTACTGGCCACTTACGGAGAACCGTCTTTTCGCGCCAAACAACTATTTGCCTGGCTGCACAACCGGCAGATCAATGACCTGGCGGAAGCCCATAACATCAGTCACAGGCTAGTAGAGCGTCTTACAGAAGACGGCTATGGCATCCACCCACCACACTGCATGCGCCGGCAAGTCTCAAAAGATGGAACGGAAAAATATCTTCTTGAGTTGGAAGACGGGCTGCTCATTGAATGTGTCTTAATGAAATACCGTGGAGATTACAGCAAGCAGCGCAACACCTTATGTGTTTCCAGTCAAGTGGGCTGTGCCATGGGCTGCTCTTTCTGTGCCACTGGAACCTTGGGCTTTTCTCGCCAGCTGTCGGTGGCGGAAATTTTGGGACAAGTTTATGCCAGCAACGCTTTATTAAAAGAGGATGCTGAACCCATGCAGGTGCGCAACCTTGTGTTCATGGGCATGGGCGAACCCTTTGCCAATTTTGATGCGGTTATGAAGGCCATTGAGATTCTTTGCGATAAACGCGGCGCAGATATGGCACAACGCCGGATGACCATTTCCACTTGTGGCCTGGTGCCTGAAATCAAGCGCTTTGCTGATTTGCAAACAGATATCGGTTTGGCCATTTCTTTACATGCCTCCAATGACGAGACACGCCAAGCCTTGATGCCTGTTGACAAAACCTATCCGCTGGCTGACCTAATGGAGGCCTGCCACTACTATTGTAATAAAACCGGTCGGCGCATTAGTTTTGAATATGCTCTGATCGCCGGTGTCAATGACGGGAAAAAAGAAGTTTCCGAATTGGTCCATCTGGTTAAGGGCATTGATTGCCATTTTAACATTATTCCGGTGAATCCGGTTTCCGGGAAAAATTTTTCAAAGCCGAGCGTTCAGGCATCTCGTGCCTTCCAACAAAAACTGACCGCCCACGGACTCCTAGCCAGTATCCGCGAAGAAAAAGGCGCTGATATTGATGGTGCATGCGGTCAATTAAAGGCCAATTATTTAAAGCCCCTATCGTCATAG
- the rsmB gene encoding 16S rRNA (cytosine(967)-C(5))-methyltransferase RsmB — translation MTEHFARDIAVQVLYAVDVEGAYTNLELDKALFSCDLPTQDKGLITELVYGTVTYRDHLDFVLQNYSNKPVKKMDGLTRQILRMAFYQLLFLDRIPAHAAVNEAVNTAKRLQNKHQRSDKFINAILRRYLADEGPIQWPDRRKNTAGYFAKYYSFPQWMVDTWLKEYGKAGAEQFCQYMNAKAPLVARVNTLRVSREQLIDNLAKENISAIPLDAIPEALVLQTPGSLRDIKAFQEGKFIIQDTSSMLVAHALSPQAHDRIADLCAAPGGKTTHIAALMQDKGRVDAFDLHAHRVQLIQENARRLGITCIEASVQDGTQFLPDVPYDRVLVDAPCSGLGVLNRRPDARWHRRRQQIPDLVALQGQLLDRAAEAVKPGGILLYSTCTTLRAENEDQTEAFLARHPEFIPEPLPKLLSPFLSEEGASDCRIIPQRDQMDGFYLAKFRKGNEHG, via the coding sequence GTGACTGAGCATTTTGCGCGGGATATTGCGGTGCAGGTGCTCTATGCTGTTGATGTGGAGGGGGCTTATACCAATCTTGAATTGGATAAAGCCCTTTTTTCTTGTGACCTTCCGACACAGGACAAGGGACTCATCACCGAGCTGGTTTATGGCACAGTGACCTACCGGGATCACCTGGACTTTGTTTTACAAAATTACAGCAACAAACCCGTCAAAAAAATGGACGGCTTGACCCGTCAAATACTGCGCATGGCTTTTTATCAGCTGCTCTTTTTAGACCGGATTCCAGCGCATGCGGCGGTAAATGAAGCCGTTAATACGGCTAAACGGCTGCAAAATAAACACCAACGGTCAGATAAATTTATCAATGCTATTCTGCGCCGTTATCTGGCGGATGAGGGCCCAATTCAATGGCCGGATAGGCGAAAGAATACAGCCGGCTACTTTGCCAAGTATTACAGCTTTCCGCAATGGATGGTGGATACATGGCTGAAAGAATATGGCAAGGCAGGAGCAGAGCAATTCTGCCAATATATGAATGCGAAGGCCCCCTTAGTGGCTCGTGTGAACACCTTGCGGGTATCCCGGGAGCAATTAATTGACAACTTGGCAAAAGAAAATATTTCTGCCATACCTCTTGACGCGATTCCGGAAGCACTTGTTTTACAAACGCCCGGGTCTCTACGTGATATCAAGGCCTTTCAAGAAGGAAAGTTTATCATCCAGGATACATCTTCTATGCTGGTGGCGCACGCGCTGTCACCTCAAGCGCATGACCGCATTGCAGATCTGTGCGCGGCACCGGGCGGAAAGACTACCCATATTGCGGCATTGATGCAAGATAAGGGCCGTGTGGATGCCTTTGATTTGCACGCTCACCGGGTTCAATTGATTCAGGAAAATGCTCGACGCCTGGGCATTACCTGTATTGAGGCCTCTGTACAGGATGGCACTCAATTTTTACCTGATGTGCCGTATGACCGTGTGCTTGTGGACGCCCCCTGCTCTGGCTTGGGGGTTCTGAACCGGCGGCCGGATGCACGCTGGCACCGTAGACGTCAACAGATTCCAGACTTAGTAGCCTTGCAAGGCCAACTGCTGGATCGGGCAGCAGAGGCTGTGAAGCCGGGTGGTATCTTGCTGTACAGCACCTGCACAACGCTTCGTGCTGAAAATGAAGACCAGACTGAGGCGTTTTTAGCGCGCCACCCTGAATTTATTCCTGAGCCGCTTCCTAAGCTTCTGAGCCCCTTCCTGTCCGAGGAAGGAGCAAGCGATTGTCGAATTATTCCGCAACGTGATCAGATGGATGGTTTTTACCTGGCGAAATTTAGAAAGGGCAATGAGCATGGCTGA
- a CDS encoding zinc metallopeptidase encodes MYFDVTFILLIPCIILGVYAQSKVSRTYHKYNSVPNLQGYTGMDVARKMLDDNGLYNVTISQIGGELSDHYDPRAQEVRLSYDVYYGDSISAVGIAAHEVGHAIQHAKGYFPLRIRNMVIPMTNFGSFLYLPLLILGIVLSSTPLIRWGILLFTLIVFFQVITLPVEFNASHRAIMTLGGEGILQADELTGAKSVLGAAALTYVAAAVTAIFQLLRLILIFGGGRSD; translated from the coding sequence ATGTATTTTGATGTAACGTTCATACTTTTGATTCCATGTATCATTTTGGGGGTTTACGCGCAAAGCAAGGTTTCCAGGACCTATCATAAATACAACAGTGTTCCGAACTTGCAAGGTTATACCGGGATGGATGTTGCTCGCAAAATGTTGGATGACAATGGCCTTTATAATGTGACCATCAGTCAAATCGGCGGCGAGCTGAGCGATCATTACGATCCGCGCGCCCAAGAAGTTCGCCTGTCTTATGATGTCTACTATGGGGATTCTATTTCTGCCGTAGGAATTGCCGCGCATGAGGTGGGCCATGCCATTCAGCATGCCAAGGGTTATTTTCCCTTGCGTATTCGTAATATGGTCATCCCCATGACAAATTTCGGTAGTTTTTTATACTTGCCTTTGCTGATTCTTGGCATTGTGCTCAGTTCAACACCGCTCATTCGCTGGGGTATTCTGCTCTTTACGCTGATTGTATTTTTCCAAGTCATTACCTTGCCGGTAGAATTTAACGCGTCACATCGCGCTATTATGACCCTTGGTGGAGAGGGAATCTTACAAGCTGATGAATTGACTGGTGCCAAGTCTGTGTTGGGTGCCGCTGCATTGACCTATGTCGCTGCAGCTGTAACGGCTATCTTTCAATTACTGCGTTTAATTCTCATTTTTGGAGGTGGCCGCAGTGACTGA
- the fmt gene encoding methionyl-tRNA formyltransferase, producing MRLIFMGTPDFAVTILKAVCETEHEVVAVYTQPDRRSGRGKKMLAPDVKVFAESRGLPVFQPDNLHDAEAFQTFRDLHADAAVVAAYGKILPPAWLEALPKGCINVHASLLPTYRGAAPIQWAVRNGDAESGISLMHMEEGMDTGGIYVQEPLALNPDEDSDALFKRMALLGGESIKKYLTPILTGDLLPVPQDEEKASYAPKFERQDEEINWSDTAENIVRLNLAFGKSVGTYSFLDGKRLKIKEMTVSAESDIGKAPGTVLKTSKDKIVVQAREGAVCLLTVQPAGKKAMPIHAYLNGAKVQVGDQFNRSDVKK from the coding sequence ATGCGGCTTATATTTATGGGGACACCCGACTTTGCCGTAACCATTTTAAAGGCTGTTTGCGAAACGGAGCATGAAGTGGTTGCCGTCTATACACAGCCGGATCGCCGGTCGGGTCGTGGCAAAAAAATGCTGGCCCCGGATGTTAAAGTTTTTGCAGAAAGTCGAGGCTTGCCTGTTTTTCAGCCGGACAACCTGCATGATGCAGAGGCTTTTCAAACCTTTCGTGACTTGCACGCCGATGCTGCTGTTGTGGCTGCTTATGGTAAAATTTTACCACCGGCATGGCTGGAGGCCTTGCCTAAAGGTTGTATCAACGTTCATGCCTCCTTGTTGCCAACCTATCGGGGGGCGGCACCGATTCAATGGGCAGTGCGCAATGGAGATGCAGAAAGTGGCATCAGCTTGATGCACATGGAAGAAGGAATGGATACCGGGGGCATTTACGTCCAGGAGCCACTTGCCTTAAACCCTGATGAAGATAGCGATGCTTTATTCAAACGCATGGCTTTATTAGGCGGAGAAAGCATTAAAAAATACTTAACGCCTATTTTAACTGGAGATCTATTGCCGGTCCCGCAAGATGAGGAGAAGGCATCTTATGCGCCGAAATTCGAGCGACAAGATGAAGAGATCAATTGGTCCGATACGGCAGAAAATATTGTGCGACTGAACTTGGCCTTTGGTAAGAGTGTCGGCACTTATAGCTTTTTGGATGGCAAACGTTTGAAGATAAAAGAGATGACGGTATCTGCTGAGAGCGATATCGGTAAGGCACCGGGGACGGTACTGAAAACCAGTAAAGACAAGATTGTTGTGCAGGCGAGAGAAGGGGCCGTCTGTTTATTGACGGTCCAACCGGCAGGTAAAAAAGCAATGCCGATTCACGCCTACCTCAATGGTGCAAAGGTGCAGGTCGGCGATCAGTTTAATCGTTCCGATGTAAAAAAATAG
- the def gene encoding peptide deformylase, with translation MARYTIVTAGDPILRKTARPVDQVTDRTRKILNDMADTMYHAQGVGLAAPQVGISKRLIVVDVGDGLLQLVNPVISAKDGIQEGPEGCLSVPGLNGVVVRANHVVVTAQNEYGQPVTIDAEGFKARALQHEIDHLEGILYTDKASSVERVD, from the coding sequence ATGGCCAGATATACTATTGTAACAGCAGGCGATCCGATTTTGAGAAAAACGGCAAGACCGGTTGATCAAGTAACGGATCGAACGCGTAAAATATTAAACGATATGGCAGATACCATGTATCACGCACAGGGTGTCGGTTTGGCAGCGCCGCAAGTGGGCATTTCAAAGCGTCTTATTGTCGTGGATGTAGGGGACGGCCTTTTACAGTTGGTAAATCCGGTGATAAGTGCTAAAGACGGGATTCAAGAAGGGCCGGAAGGGTGTTTGAGTGTTCCCGGCTTAAACGGCGTTGTTGTGCGCGCCAACCATGTTGTTGTTACCGCGCAAAATGAATACGGCCAGCCGGTCACCATTGACGCGGAAGGCTTTAAAGCACGCGCATTGCAGCATGAAATAGACCATCTGGAGGGTATTTTGTATACCGATAAAGCCAGCTCTGTGGAGCGTGTGGACTGA
- the priA gene encoding replication restart helicase PriA, whose product MYVEVVLDLPYPPGAKTFTYTVPKNLEADVCVGKRVVVPYGRGNKIEPAFVVQCTSDIKTSRDLQLKAIEDVADEEPVLSKEQVTLGLWTAKRFLSPIYLVFAAMLPAHLKQKLEQVLVRLTDTASDLDGGEEELWTFLKTPKTVHQLDKAFSDWRHSAEILASQQYIQWRWRTRPLKEKRIAVYSSTILKDEAFASLEKELARAPRQYAVLLALFVDGPQTAGDLRERFNGIDPRSALDALIAKGYVCKEESFHRAALMTADAFHEKKDVALSDEQEAAMLAIRQALNEARFASFLLQGITGSGKTELYLRSVEKVLAKGKTALVLVPEISLTDQMLGRFAAKFSEDIALLHSRLTDKDRYQQWQDIQAGHRRIVIGTRSAVFAPLKEIGIIIVDEGHDAAYKQSEPDPRYHAHTVAEKRAQINQAVFISGSATPSVDLTYRAEAGTIRRLSMHERPGGAVLPNIIAADMRDTRQTSSMLGGKLTSALAEAFSRGEQALLYMNRRGYSTALICDECGEAVRCPHCDVALTYHQGKNILRCHYCDFIIRPPQACPSCGAQALNYKGVGTEQVQHIFKGLFPDLVSVRLDSDTARQQGDILRQMKQGKAQVLIGTQMIAKGLDFPNITLTGIINADLGLYLPDYRAGERTFQELTQVAGRTGRGHKPGTVILQTKLPDHPVIQAVLAQDYDMFYKHEIQVRKMIGYPPFFHLMQIVISAGDRDKALEGITELTENLRALMREDPISGAYYVPFANDESALGNPARQVTLLGPSAAPLERIRNRWRFQLILKAPYLPTLLTVGTWCKNYRFSSRKSKSLRLTVDVDPENIL is encoded by the coding sequence ATGTATGTAGAGGTGGTCTTGGATTTACCTTATCCACCGGGCGCCAAAACGTTTACCTACACAGTCCCGAAGAATTTAGAGGCGGATGTTTGTGTCGGCAAGCGCGTCGTGGTTCCTTATGGTAGGGGCAATAAAATAGAGCCGGCTTTCGTGGTTCAATGCACATCGGACATCAAGACATCTAGGGATCTTCAACTAAAAGCCATCGAGGATGTGGCAGATGAAGAGCCGGTTTTGAGTAAAGAACAGGTGACGCTCGGGCTTTGGACGGCGAAGCGCTTTCTCTCACCGATCTACCTGGTTTTTGCGGCGATGCTGCCAGCCCATCTAAAACAAAAACTAGAACAGGTATTGGTGCGCCTTACAGATACGGCTTCTGACCTGGATGGTGGCGAAGAAGAATTATGGACATTTTTAAAGACACCGAAAACGGTTCATCAATTGGATAAGGCCTTTAGCGATTGGCGTCATTCTGCAGAGATATTGGCATCCCAACAGTATATTCAATGGCGGTGGAGAACGCGTCCCTTAAAGGAAAAAAGGATTGCCGTTTACAGCAGTACGATTTTGAAGGATGAGGCATTTGCATCGCTTGAAAAAGAGCTTGCACGGGCACCGCGTCAATATGCGGTATTGTTGGCCCTGTTTGTAGATGGTCCTCAAACGGCAGGCGATTTACGTGAACGCTTTAATGGTATAGATCCGCGCTCAGCTTTAGACGCATTGATTGCCAAAGGGTATGTCTGTAAAGAAGAAAGTTTCCATAGAGCGGCGCTTATGACCGCCGATGCCTTTCATGAAAAAAAAGACGTGGCCCTCTCAGACGAACAAGAGGCTGCCATGTTGGCGATTAGGCAGGCCTTAAATGAGGCCCGCTTTGCTTCTTTTTTGCTACAGGGCATCACCGGTAGCGGAAAAACCGAGCTTTACTTACGGAGTGTTGAAAAAGTACTGGCCAAAGGTAAAACAGCCCTGGTTTTGGTTCCGGAAATATCCTTGACCGATCAAATGTTGGGGCGTTTTGCGGCTAAATTTTCTGAGGATATCGCCCTCTTGCATAGTCGTTTAACCGATAAAGACCGCTATCAACAATGGCAAGATATTCAAGCTGGTCACAGACGCATTGTCATAGGCACCCGAAGCGCGGTTTTTGCCCCCCTGAAAGAAATTGGGATTATTATTGTTGATGAAGGGCACGATGCTGCCTATAAACAAAGTGAGCCGGATCCGCGTTATCATGCGCATACGGTGGCGGAAAAGCGCGCACAAATCAACCAGGCAGTTTTCATTTCCGGCAGCGCAACCCCATCTGTAGACTTGACCTATCGTGCTGAAGCAGGAACCATTCGTCGCCTGTCCATGCATGAGCGGCCGGGTGGTGCAGTCTTGCCCAATATAATTGCTGCAGATATGCGAGATACAAGACAGACCTCATCCATGCTGGGGGGAAAATTAACCTCTGCTTTAGCGGAAGCCTTTTCCCGCGGTGAGCAGGCCCTGCTATATATGAACAGGCGCGGCTATTCAACAGCTTTAATTTGTGACGAGTGTGGTGAAGCTGTTCGCTGTCCCCACTGTGATGTGGCCTTGACTTACCACCAAGGGAAGAATATTTTGCGCTGTCATTATTGTGATTTTATCATCCGCCCGCCACAGGCCTGTCCTTCTTGTGGTGCGCAGGCCTTAAACTATAAGGGGGTTGGCACCGAACAGGTGCAACATATTTTTAAGGGCTTGTTTCCGGACCTTGTATCGGTTCGGTTGGATTCGGATACCGCGCGACAGCAAGGCGATATTTTGCGGCAAATGAAACAAGGCAAAGCCCAGGTCTTAATCGGGACTCAAATGATAGCCAAGGGCCTCGATTTTCCAAATATTACCTTAACCGGGATTATCAATGCGGATTTAGGCTTATATTTACCCGATTATCGTGCCGGGGAGCGGACTTTCCAAGAACTGACCCAGGTTGCCGGACGAACCGGCCGTGGGCATAAACCCGGTACCGTTATTTTGCAGACTAAGCTACCGGACCATCCGGTGATTCAGGCTGTTTTGGCCCAAGATTATGACATGTTTTATAAACATGAAATTCAGGTACGTAAGATGATAGGCTATCCGCCATTTTTTCATTTAATGCAAATCGTTATCAGCGCTGGTGATCGCGATAAGGCTTTGGAAGGCATCACAGAGCTAACGGAGAATTTACGTGCATTGATGCGGGAAGATCCGATAAGCGGTGCTTATTACGTTCCCTTTGCCAATGATGAATCGGCCTTAGGCAATCCGGCCCGTCAGGTAACTTTATTAGGGCCTAGTGCAGCGCCTTTGGAACGCATCCGCAATCGCTGGCGGTTTCAATTGATTTTAAAAGCGCCTTATTTGCCGACGTTGTTGACCGTCGGGACTTGGTGTAAAAATTACCGATTTTCCTCAAGAAAGAGTAAAAGTTTACGTCTGACGGTTGATGTTGATCCGGAAAATATTTTATAG
- the metK gene encoding methionine adenosyltransferase — MKKFFTSESVTEGHPDKIADQISDAILDAILAKDPNARVACETFLTTGMVFISGEISTNCYVDMPKIARGVIQDIGYKDARHGFDYKTSAVITAIGEQSADIALGVDRALEAKEGTMSDAEIEAIGAGDQGMMFGYASDETPVLMPLPIYLAHALTRRLTAVRKEELLDYLLPDGKSQVTVEYDDGIPRRVDTVVISAQHTESVALEKLREDIINVVIKEVIPPALLDDDTQYFINPTGRFVIGGPQGDAGLTGRKIIVDTYGGMARHGGGALSGKDGTKVDRSGAYAARYVAKNIVAAGLAKRCEVQIAYAIGVARPMSVLVETFGTATVDEERLGQAVMRVFDLRPAAIIRDLELRKPMYRACAAYGHFGREDLDLPWERTDRAEALKEVLKD, encoded by the coding sequence GTGAAAAAGTTTTTTACATCAGAATCGGTTACGGAAGGTCATCCAGATAAAATTGCCGATCAAATTTCAGATGCCATTTTAGACGCTATTTTGGCAAAAGATCCGAATGCGCGTGTGGCTTGTGAAACATTTTTGACCACCGGTATGGTGTTTATTTCCGGTGAAATCAGCACCAATTGTTACGTTGATATGCCTAAAATAGCCCGCGGTGTGATTCAAGATATTGGCTACAAGGATGCGCGACATGGTTTCGATTATAAAACGTCTGCCGTTATTACAGCCATAGGCGAACAATCTGCAGACATCGCTTTGGGCGTTGACCGTGCCTTAGAGGCCAAAGAAGGCACCATGAGTGATGCTGAGATTGAGGCCATCGGCGCAGGGGACCAGGGCATGATGTTTGGTTATGCTTCTGATGAAACGCCGGTGCTTATGCCCTTGCCAATTTATTTGGCGCATGCGTTGACCAGACGATTGACCGCTGTCCGCAAAGAAGAACTGCTGGATTATCTTTTGCCTGATGGGAAAAGTCAAGTGACTGTAGAATATGACGATGGCATTCCACGTCGTGTGGATACGGTGGTTATTTCGGCGCAACATACCGAGTCGGTTGCATTGGAAAAACTCCGCGAAGATATTATTAATGTGGTCATCAAAGAAGTGATTCCGCCGGCGCTTTTGGATGACGATACCCAGTACTTTATTAATCCGACCGGTCGGTTTGTTATTGGCGGACCGCAGGGGGATGCCGGCTTAACCGGTCGAAAAATTATTGTTGACACCTATGGTGGTATGGCTCGTCATGGTGGTGGTGCCTTATCCGGCAAAGACGGCACAAAAGTTGACCGGTCCGGGGCTTATGCGGCGCGCTATGTGGCAAAAAATATTGTCGCAGCCGGTTTGGCAAAACGTTGCGAAGTTCAGATTGCCTACGCCATCGGTGTGGCACGCCCGATGAGCGTTTTGGTTGAAACTTTCGGGACAGCAACCGTTGATGAAGAGCGGTTGGGGCAAGCGGTAATGCGGGTTTTTGACTTGCGGCCCGCTGCCATTATCCGCGATTTGGAGTTGCGCAAACCGATGTATCGCGCTTGTGCAGCCTATGGTCATTTTGGACGAGAAGATCTGGATTTGCCATGGGAAAGAACCGATCGCGCCGAGGCGTTAAAAGAAGTTTTAAAGGACTAA